From one Astatotilapia calliptera chromosome 10, fAstCal1.2, whole genome shotgun sequence genomic stretch:
- the zzef1 gene encoding zinc finger ZZ-type and EF-hand domain-containing protein 1 isoform X4, translated as MGNAESGCGGGSGDEEDIETESPGFAEDGPASATAGGGVGGGGGGGSGCGRSGRGSNNLPVPTGGPPSPGVLLEQVKLREAAARISDSGVAIHESVLAGNEGVLMRWLEDRLNRGEESVNIEQFCEMLESRDAPRDECEEAFGQFDAEGDGVVDIESMLIALKNSNGANLQGELSNVIRQLQACSLTPGFVDIFSKTKDRLGAHASKILKFLHRNRIPSSAIPFPILEGYNSICTMRSSVVQDFLEFLLQKEKDLDIQYRAELDRDPDVDMVKVVTQCYSTIEASSNVADIYKMTNGETASFWQSDGSARSHWIRLKMKPDVVLRRLAIAVASNDHSYMPQLVSVAVGKNRRSLQEIRDIRIPSNVTGYVALLENANITHPYIQINIKRCLSDGCDTRIHGLKTLGYQITKNKEMSVSDASAVWYLSLLTSLVTASMETNPALAQTVLQSTQKALRHMPPLSLTPSSTEFPRFFSANILEEVDGFLLRIADCCVSPDVELTLLAFALARGSVAKVIQALSCISDHLDTKYKASPLIVSMASVRLRLLYRNGKPLQLHLQACDVKSKDEKSGPENMLTEYSTGDGFLTEAGRLKASVILSTEDQSNFQVTQIKIKVRKGAIGPKCGLVFAYKEDDPFDAEKHFKRFKKYHSWDYKDFKEFVQSSARTPAQSEDEPIGWFELEDDWNDVEIKLQQCRVAKFLMVKFLCTRQDNAERLGVQSLSFSGYLCPGTERLADLDDLSPKGESFDGDAVTGLCLLNKTLFFIQQLTRDMDASHCKQKYLLEFSGLSLSLFWSFYSKLREIEGEEVTKSRVLLLQLMQNCFPMLPTPRESRGKEESKVPDEAGAAARPSMSSSRDDLSDSMRAVWELYTHLCHIVDSPEGETSVEKALHTEAVKAVLHGAAVFFPDKRVRRDKLFHMMKNITEEDQPESVKVTFESLCNYFSDQDPSGLLLLPPKGAPSDFDISPILSVMETLLLVATRECEVMMVDENSGASRSVLLSLFWALQGSLLSWCYLQLKGGASTAIAMELARDILLKYVDQFLESVKSILGSLLERYTGAQITAKLGSSIIATVFRQLMIFLLELCPLDIPHSLLLQSFSSLVELLRSLSSDTGDIFSKVDQENWHQPQQPVVLRTWNMESPHNYENSRHETSIFACPGATSFEVEFDERCETEKRYDYLEFTDSRGGKVRYDMKVGTEKWPKKVTFDTGPQLQFLFHSDSSNNEWGYKFTVTALGLPDITISWMSDLQLLVARLMGRLASRTLALKSPHEVRSVKELPSGKMSHVQSSPLWKPILRHGLCDKREATRTKTITEQASTWTLDEPTGFLEDFARWNPSQELTDARTELMRTLMQACRKQAMRNEITAGSKIDQAVNAIWAAMVYHTPALNLALLSYVVNPDCKSSLSEEFVQVYSLADSIRTWMLEMKQRYLVGKMNNHDEREGGPDEVTMETLAEMCIEKSLLLFRFAPCGVPCQGSDAPRATESSSALLFQSSSISEGDFQASSSVGPQAAGSEESYESRSGQSLSSGTHIPNSSSCGHSRRTHRDSTESLSPQPGEPASPSAYNRKAPFSRARLRLLSCRSIEEPRMTPSVKDRYPILKHILNFIKDQALTTASILQTLSLNKAQALSVCKVLEMVQQCFHSMGQPHLFQAPCILFLQELLACQKDFTCYFSQLSDSGQKLGEEVRRSYHQLVLMLVEAVQGFSSLNEKAFLPALSCVQTCLLHLLDMNWEAHDLPFFLSINLPDLLLSMSQENISVHDTAISQWTEEDEIADYKKNQEWMDECMDGMFEKWYDKIDEEESMEDRRKMHMFIARYCDLLNVVISCDGCERMAPWHRYRCLQCMDMDLCKTCFLSGAKPEGHEDDHEMVNMEYACDHCQGLIVGSRINCNVCEDFDLCFGCYHAKKYPDSHLPTHRITVYPMVTIRISDRHRLIQPYIHNYSWLLFAALALYTSELSSEKQTDGDTLDSDTLNVAKALQTHCSQLITDCLLKGQTGKGFRSSALLALLSTNDSASDSELCPVSPESSQELSTATDTSSLPGSTAAICSPSSPKHKDKPSDEKKAEEGSCPPPAQPELSLPPSSGPGDKKKLVTQDTLDSARLSQTPSVSSEDALSPVVRRAVNSPTSDVVKETDDRLPPVPLQGHVFSECSRERILGLLAAMLPPAKPGCSLCLPSLSSMLPQLFKAVISNAGSLNETYHLTLGLLGQLLLRIPPMEADAAVTEALADKYELLIQGEMSCSDIQGWKTIQLLFSLGAVCLDSRIGLDWACTVADILHSLNACPEWCTIIAAFTDHCIQQLPQTLKRTNLFTLLVLVGFAEVLCVGTQTVFIDNANEKHNMILLKHFTEKNHAAVVDVRTRKRKTVKDYQLIQSQDSCTVSLPGQPEGQGCPKTLLSCYLGNFTSIISHLLQTSQDNGSSDAVEASWVLSLALKGLYNILKHGVEHAHEAIQESGLTQLLVRKCSKGTGFSKLWLLRDLEILSIMLYSSKREIHSMAQDPEREQREQDKEHDSDHSSCCADDTDVNKPDPLEGLDEETKICFQITHDALNAPLPILRAMYELQMKRTDSFFLEVQKRFDGEEIKTDETIRTLAQKWQSSRRPRSEERNTKAVDTDMIVVSCMSKPSHCEKATEEINVVAQKLITNSESDLQLSYAKQRRTKSSALLHKELDVRSNRAVRQYLVKVNQAIATLYARHVLASLLADWPADAPMSEEALELSGASHMAYILDMLMQLEERPSWEKILQRVLKGCSHSMLCSLSLTACQFMEEPGMAVQVRESKHPYDNNTNFEDKVHIPGAIYLSVKFDSRCYTEEGCDELIMSSSSDFVQDVHNFSGSPQKWSDFEIPGDTLYYRFMSDMSNTEWGYKFTVTGGHRGRFQTGFEILKQMLADDQVLSQLPLADIWEWQVGVACRQTGNQRLRAIHLLLRLLQCQSQTACTLTLLQPLWQLFMSMENSLSQDPTSITVLLPLHRALTELFFIAEARAIAQGVLQEYLLAMTTDEQLLNHTAMALKNIAAISLAINYPNKSTKLLNMSP; from the exons ATGGGCAACGCGGAGAGCGGCTGCGGCGGAGGCAGCGGCGACGAGGAAGACATAGAAACGGAGAGTCCCGGCTTCGCGGAAGACGGTCCGGCCTCTGCGACCGCTGGCGGCGGTGTTGgaggcggcggcggcggcggctcTGGTTGTGGCAGGAGCGGAAGGGGATCGAATAACCTACCCGTGCCCACTGGTGGACCACCCAGCCCCGGGGTCCTCTTGGAGCAAGTGAAACTGAGAGAAGCGGCGGCTCGTATTAGCGACTCTGGAGTCGCCATTCACGAGTCCGTCCTGGCCGGGAATGAGGGTGTCCTGATGCGGTGGCTCGAGGACCGGTTAAACCGAGGAGAAGAGTCCGTTAATATTGAGCAATTTTGTGAGATGTTAGAGAGCAGAGATGCCCCGAGGGACGAGTGCGAAGAG GCCTTTGGTCAGTTTGATGCGGAGGGGGATGGAGTGGTGGACATAGAGAGCATGCTGATTGCTCTGAAGAACTCCAATGGAGCTAATCTGCAGGGAGAGCTGAGTAATGTGATAAGACAGCTTCAGGCCTGCTCGCTTACCCCAG GTTTTGTGGACATATTCTCCAAGACCAAAGACCGATTAGGAGCACACGCCTCTAAAATTCTAAAGTTCTTACACAGGAATCGTATTCCCAGCAGTGCCATCCCTTTCCCAATTTTAGAGGGCTACAACAGTATCTGTACCATGAGGTCCAGTGTGGTGCAGGACTTCTTGGAATTCCTCTTGCAGAAGGAGAAAG atttGGATATTCAGTACAGAGCAGAGCTGGACCGTGACCCAGacgtagacatggtcaaggtcGTCACTCAGTGCTACAGCACAATAGAAGCTTCGTCCAATGTTGCTGACATCTACAAGATGACAAATGGGGAAACGGCGTCTTTCTGGCAGTCTGACGGCAGCGCTCGCTCGCACTGGATACG ACTAAAAATGAAACCGGATGTTGTTTTGAGACGTTTGGCCATTGCCGTGGCTTCTAATGACCACAGCTATATGCCTCAGCTAGTGTCAGTTGCTGTGGGGAAGAACCGGCGTTCTTTGCAGGAGATCAGAGACATCCGCATCCCGAGCAATGTCACGGGCTATGTAGCTCTCTTGGAGAATGCCAACATCACACACCCCT ACATCCAAATCAACATTAAGCGGTGCCTGAGTGATGGATGCGACACACGGATTCACGGCTTGAAGACGCTGGGTTATCAGATTACCAAGAATAAAGAGATGTCTGTTTCGGATGCTTCAGCCGTCTGGTACCTGTCTCTCCTCACCTCTTTGGTCACTGCGTCCATGGAGACGAACCCTGCACTTGCCCAGACCGTCCTTCAGAGCACACA AAAAGCCTTGCGTCACATGCCGCCATTGTCCCTTACACCGTCATCCACAGAGTTCCCCAGGTTCTTTTCTGCGAACATCTTGGAGGAGGTGGATGGATTTCTCCTCAGGATAGCAGA CTGCTGTGTGAGTCCTGATGTAGAGCTGACCCTCCTGGCCTTCGCCCTCGCCAGAGGGAGTGTGGCAAAAGTCATTCAGGCCCTGTCCTGCATCAGTGATCATTTAGACACCAAGTACAAGGCCTCGCCTCTCATCGTCTCTATGGCTTCGGTCCGGCTACGACTGCTGTATCGCAACG GGAAGCCGCTCCAGCTGCACTTACAGGCCTGTGATGTGAAGAGCAAAGATGAGAAATCAGGACCAGAGAACATGCTAACAGAGTACTCCACTGGAGATG GTTTTCTCACAGAAGCCGGCCGTTTGAAAGCCAGCGTAATCCTCTCGACAGAGGACCAGAGCAACTTCCAGGTCACTCAGATAAAGATCAAA GTGCGGAAAGGAGCCATTGGACCGAAATGTGGTTTAGTGTTTGCGTATAAGGAGGACGACCCTTTCGATGCAGAGAAACACTTCAAAAGGTTTAAAAAGTATCACTCCTGGGACTACAAGGACTTCAAAGAGTTTGTACAAAGCAG CGCCAGGACTCCAGCGCAGAGTGAAGACGAGCCGATTGGCTGGTTTGAGCTGGAGGACGACTGGAATGATGTGGAGATCAAGCTGCAGCAGTGTCGTGTTGCCAAG TTCCTGATGGTGAAATTCCTGTGCACCAGGCAGGACAACGCCGAGCGCCTTGGTGTGCAGTCCCTCAGCTTCAGTGGCTACTTGTGCCCTGGGACAGAGAGGCTCgcagacctggatgacctcagTCCGAAAGGAGAGAGCTTTGACGGTGATGCTGTTACCGGCCTTTGTCTGCTAAACAAGACGCTCTTCTTCATACAGCAGCTCACACGAGACATG GATGCCTCTCACTGCAAGCAGAAGTATCTGTTGGAGTTCAGTGGCCTCAGCCTGAGCCTCTTCTGGAGCTTCTACAGCAAACTCAGGGAGAT TGAGGGCGAGGAGGTGACGAAGAGCAGagttctcctcctccagctgatgcAGAACTGTTTCCCCATGCTGCCCACCCCCCGGGAGTCCCGGGGCAAAGAGGAGAGCAAAGTACCAGATGAAGCTGGCGCAGCAGCTCGTCCATCCATGTCCAGCAGCAGAGATGATCTCAGTGACTCTATGAGGGCTGTGTGGGAGCTCTACACTCACCTCTGTCACA TTGTGGACAGTCCGGAAGGTGAGACATCCGTGGAAAAGGCTTTGCACACAGAAGCGGTGAAGGCCGTTCTTCATGGAGCGGCTGTTTTCTTCCCTGATAAACGTGTCAGGCGAGACAAACTCTTTCACATGATG aAGAACATTACAGAGGAGGATCAGCCAGAGTCGGTGAAGGTTACCTTTGAATCCCTTTGTAATTACTTCAG CGATCAGGATCCAAGTGGCCTTCTGCTGCTCCCTCCTAAAGGAGCTCCCTCAGACTTTGACATCAGCCCAATACTCTCAGTCATGGAGACGCTGCTCCTGGTTGCCACCAGAGAG TGTGAGGTCATGATGGTGGATGAGAATAGCGGCGCCAGCAGATCGGTCCTGCTGTCGTTGTTCTGGGCTCTGCAGGGCAGTCTGCTCTCCTGGTGCTACCTGCAGCTCAAAGGAGGAGCGTCCACGGCCATTGCAATGGAGCTGGCCAGAGACATCCTGCTGAAAT ATGTGGATCAGTTCTTGGAAAGTGTCAAGTCGATCCTTGGCTCGCTCTTGGAGAGGTACACTGGAGCTCAGATTACTGCAAAATTAGGCAGCTCTATCATAGCCACAGTCTTCAGACAACTG ATGATCTTCCTCTTGGAGCTGTGCCCTTTGGACATCCCCCACAGCctgctgctgcaaagcttctcCTCGCTCGTTGAGCTGCTCAGAAGCCTGTCAAGCGACACCGGAGACATCTTTTCTAAG GTGGATCAAGAGAACTGGCACCAACCCCAGCAGCCGGTGGTGCTAAGGACCTGGAACATGGAGTCCCCGCACAACTACGAGAACAGCCGCCACGAGACGAGCATCTTCGCCTGCCCCGGTGCGACGTCGTTCGAGGTGGAGTTTGATGAACGCTGTGAAACAGAGAAGAG ATACGACTACTTAGAATTCACAGATTCCAGAGGGGGAAAGGTCCGCTACGACATGAAGGTCGGAACTGAGAAGTGGCCAAAG AAAGTGACCTTTGACACCGGTCcccagctgcagttcctcttccactctgacagcagcaacaacgAGTGGGGCTATAAGTTCACTGTAACAGCGCTGGGTTTACCAGACATCACCATTTCTTGGATGTCAGATCTGCAGCTGCTGGTGGCTCGTCTGATGGGTCGCCTTGCATCCAGAACGCTGGCGTTGAAATCTCCGCACG AGGTTCGCAGTGTAAAGGAACTTCCATCAGGGAAAATGTCCCATGTTCAGTCTTCACCTTTATGGAAACCCATCCTGAGACATGGGCTGTGTGACAAAAGGGAGGCGACCCGAACAAAAACAATCACAGAGCAG GCGAGCACGTGGACTCTGGATGAGCCGACGGGCTTCCTGGAGGACTTTGCTCGCTGGAACCCTTCACAGGAGCTAACAGACGCTAGAACAGAGCTGATGAGGACCCTCATGCAGGCTTGCAGGAAACAGGCGATGAGGAACGAGATCACCGCTGGGTCAAAGATAGACCAAGCTGTGAATGCCATTTGGGCAGCCATGGTGTACCACACACCGGCCCTCAACCTCGCACTTCTTAGCTATG TAGTTAATCCGGACTGTAAATCCAGTCTGAGTGAAGAGTTCGTGCAGGTGTATTCACTAGCAGACAGCATCAGAACGTGGATG CTGGAGATGAAGCAGAGATATCTGGTTGGCAAGATGAACAATCATGACGAGCGGGAAGGTGGTCCTGATGAGGTTACCATGGAGACACTGG CTGAGATGTGCATCGAGAAGAGCCTCTTGTTGTTCCGATTTGCTCCTTGCGGCGTTCCATGCCAAGGCAGCGACGCTCCCAGAgccacagagagcagcagtgCTCTGCTGTTCCAATCAAGTTCTATTTCAGAAGGAGACTTCCAAGCCAGCTCATCTGTGGGACCTCAGGCTGCAGGGTCTGAGGAAAGCTACGAGTCCAGGTCTGGACAGAGTCTGTCGTCCGGTACTCACATTCCCAACTCATCCTCATGTGGCCACAGCAGGCGAACCCATCGAGACTCGACAGAGAGTCTCTCCCCCCAGCCTGGGGAGCCAGCCTCCCCCTCTGCTTACAACCGCAAAGCTCCGTTCAGTCGGGCACGCCTTCGTCTCCTGTCCTGCCGCTCTATAGAAGAGCCTCGCATGACTCCCTCAGTCAAAGATCGCTACCCGATACTCAAACACATCCTAAACTTCATAAAGGACCAGGCTCTCACAACAGCGAG CATTCTGCAGACGCTGTCTCTGAACAAAGCGCAGGCCCTGAGTGTGTGCAAGGTGCTGGAGATGGTTCAGCAGTGCTTCCACTCCATGGGACAGCCGCACCTCTTCCAAGCCCCCTGCATCCTGTTCCTACAGGAGCTGCTGGCATGCCAAAAAGACTTTACCTG TTATTTCTCTCAGCTGTCAGACAGCGGGCAAAAGCTGGGAGAGGAAGTGAGGCGCTCCTACCATCAGCTGGTGCTCATGCTTGTGGAGGCGGTACAGGGCTTCAGCAGCCTCAATGAGAA AGCGTTTCTGCCGGCCCTGTCGTGTGTGCAGACCTGCTTGTTGCACCTCCTGGACATGAACTGGGAGGCGCACGATCTTCCTTTCTTCCTGAGCATCAATCTTCCTGACCTCCTCCTCAGCATGTCTCAGGAGAACATCAGCGTCCATGACACTGCCATCAG TCAGTGGACAGAGGAGGACGAGATTGCAGACTACAAGAAGAACCAGGAGTGGATGGATGAGTGTATGGACGGGATGTTTGAGAAGTGGTATGACAAAATTGATGAAGAGGAATCGATGGAGGACAGGAGGAAG ATGCACATGTTCATTGCCCGCTATTGTGACCTGCTCAACGTCGTGATCTCTTGCGATGGCTGTGAGAGGATGGCACCTTGGCACCGCTACCGATGTCTGCAGTGCATGGACATGGACCTCTGCAAGACCTGCTTCCTTA GTGGTGCCAAGCCTGAAGGCCACGAGGATGACCATGAGATGGTAAACATGGAATATGCCTGCGATCATTGCCAGGGGCTTATTGTAGGCAGCAGGATCAACTGCAACGTGTGTGAAGACTTTGACCTGTGCTTCGGTTGTTACCACGCAAAGAAGTATCCTGACAG CCACCTGCCCACCCATCGGATCACTGTGTACCCCATGGTGACCATACGGATCAGCGATCGCCACCGTCTCATCCAGCCCTACATCCACAACTACTCCTGGCTGCTGTTTGCTGCTTTGGCCCTGTACACGTCAGAGCTGAGCAGCGAGAAGCAAACGGATGGAGACACCTTGGACAGCGACACTCTGAACGTGGCCAAAGCCCTGCAGACCCACTGCTCCCAGCTCATCACTGACTGCTTGCTCAAAGGACAGACTGGCAAAG GTTTCCGTTCCTCTGCTTTGCTTGCTCTGCTGTCCACCAACGATTCTGCTTCTGACAGCGAGCTGTGTCCAGTCTCTCCCGAGTCCTCTCAAGAGCTCAGCACAGCCACGGACACCTCCTCGCTCCCTGGTAGCACAGCAGCAATCTGCTCTCCTTCATCTCCTAAGCACAAG GACAAACCGTCAGATGAGAAAAAGGCAGAGGAGGGGAgctgtcctcctcctgctcaGCCAGAGTTGTCGCTCCCTCCGAGCAGTGGGCCGGGGGACAAAAAGAAGCTGGTCACTCAAGACACCCTAGACTCCGCCCGGCTCAGCCAGACCCCGTCAGTGTCCAGCGAAGACGCCCTCTCTCCTGTGGTCCGAC GAGCAGTCAACTCGCCAACATCTGATGTTGTCAAGGAAACTGACGATAGGCTGCCCCCAGTTCCCCTTCAGGGGCACGTGTTCTCCGAGTGCTCAAGAGAGAGGATCCTGGGACTGCTGGCAGCCATGCTACCTCCAGCCAAACCA gGCTGTTCCCTGTGTCTGCCCAGTCTGAGCTCCATGCTGCCACAGCTTTTTAAGGCAGTCATTTCCAATGCTGGCTCTCTGAATGAGACCTACCACCTCACCTTAGGCCTCCTGGGTCAGCTGCTGCTCCGGATCCCTCCGATGGAGGCTGACGCTGCTGTGACAGAGGCTCTGGCTGACAAGTATGAGTTGCTGATACAAGGAGAGATGTCCTGTTCAGACATCCAGGGCTGGAAGACCATACAGCTGCTTTTCAGCCTGGGCGCCGTCTGTTTAGACAG TCGCATTGGCTTGGACTGGGCATGCACGGTGGCAGACATTTTGCACAGTCTCAATGCTTGCCCCGAGTGGTGCACAATCATCGCCGCCTTCACTGACCATTGCATTCAGCAGCTGCCGCAGACTCTGAAGCGCACCAACCTCTTCACACTGCTGGTGCTCGTGGGCTTCGCCGAG GTGCTGTGTGTGGGCACCCAGACGGTGTTTATCGACAACGCCAATGAAAAGCACAACATGATCTTGCTGAAACACTTCACAGAAAAGAACCATGCTGCGGTGGTGGACGTTAGAACACGCAAGAGGAAAACAG TGAAGGACTACCAACTCATCCAGTCTCAGGATTCTTGCACGGTCAGTCTACCGGGGCAGCCAGAGGGCCAAGGCTGCCCAAAGACGCTGCTCAGTTGCTACCTGGGCAATTTCACCTCCATTATTAGCCACCTGTTGCAGACAAGCCAGGACAACGGCTCTTCTGATGCCGTGGAGGCTTCCTGGGTCCTGTCTTTGGCTCTTAAAGGCCTCTATAACATACTCAAG CACGGAGTGGAGCACGCACATGAAGCCATCCAGGAGTCAGGCCTGACCCAGCTGCTGGTGAGGAAGTGCAGTAAGGGGACCGGCTTCAGCAAGCTGTGGCTGCTGCGCGACCTGGAGatcctctccatcatgctgtACTCCTCAAAGAGGGAGATCCATTCCATGGCCCAGGACCCGGAGCGAGAGCAACGAGAGCAGGACAAGGAGCACGACTCGGACCACTCCAGCTGCTGTGCTGACGACACGGATGTCAATAAGCCCGACCCGCTGGAGGGTCTGGATGAGGAGACAAAGATTTGCTTCCAA ATCACCCACGATGCCTTAAACGCCCCTTTGCCCATTCTGCGAGCTATGTATGAGCTGCAGATGAAGAGGACCGACTCGTTCTTCCTGGAGGTCCAGAAGAG ATTTGATGGAGAAGAGATAAAAACGGACGAGACGATCCGTACGCTGGCCCAGAAGTGGCAATCCAGCCGGCGGCCTCGGTCTGAGGAGCGGAACACCAAGGCTGTGGACACGGACATGATTGTGGTGTCTTGCATG TCTAAACCGAGTCACTGTGAAAAGGCCACAGAGGAGATCAACGTCGTAGCCCAGAAGCTCATCACCAACTCGGAGAGCGACCTCCAGCTCAGCTATGCCAAACAGAGACGCACCAAAAGCTCCGCTCTGCTGCACAAAGAGCTGGATGTGCGCAGCAACCGAGCCGTTCGTCAGTACCTGGTGAAGGTCAACCAGGCCATCGCCACGCTGTACGCTCGCCACGTGCTGGCGTCGTTGCTGGCCGACTGGCCCGCAGACGCGCCGATGAGCGAGGAGGCCCTGGAGCTGAGCGGGGCCTCGCACATGGCTTACATCTTGGACATGCTGATGCAGCTGGAGGAGCGGCCGTCGTGGGAGAAG ATTCTTCAGAGGGTGCTGAAGGGCTGCAGCCACAGCATGCTCTGCAGTCTCTCTCTCACTGCTTGCCAGTTCATGGAAGAGCCTGGCATGGCAGTGCAGGTCAGAGAGTCCAAACACCCGTACGATAACAACACCAACTTTGAG GACAAGGTGCACATCCCTGGCGCCATCTACCTGTCCGTAAAATTCGATTCCCGCTGCTACACAGAGGAAGGCTGCGACGAGCTCATCATGTCCAGCAGCAGCGATTTTGTCCAAGATGTTCACAACTTCAGTGGGTCTCCGCAGAAGTGGTCCGATTTTGAAATCCCCG GTGATACCCTGTACTACAGATTCATGTCAGACATGAGCAACACAGAGTGGGGCTACAAGTTCACCGTAACGGGGGGACACAGGGGCCGTTTTCAGACAG GTTTTGAGATACTGAAGCAAATGCTAGCTGATGACCAAGTGCTCAGCCAACTGCCACTAGCCGACATCTGGGAGTGGCAAGTGGGCGTGGCCTGTCGACAGACTGGAAACCAGCGACTGAGAGCCATTCACCTGTTGCTGCGTCTGCTGCAGTGTCAGTCCCAGAC AGCCTGCACGCTGACGCTGCTGCAACCTCTGTGGCAGCTCTTCATGTCTATGGAGAACAGCCTGAGCCAGGATCCCACCAGCATCACGGTGCTGCTGCCTCTTCACAGAGCCCTCACTGAACTCTTCTTTATCGCAGAGGCCCGTGCAATC GCTCAGGGCGTCCTCCAGGAGTACCTGTTAGCCATGACCACTGATGAGCAGCTCCTCAACCACACCGCCATG GCACTGAAGAACATCGCTGCCATCAGCCTGGCCATCAATTACCCCAATAAATCTACGAAGCTACTCAACATGTCCCCATGA